In Phocoena sinus isolate mPhoSin1 chromosome 10, mPhoSin1.pri, whole genome shotgun sequence, a single genomic region encodes these proteins:
- the TMEM52B gene encoding transmembrane protein 52B isoform X1, protein MRVQSRALMASALVYFIQLPRARCEENCVTPEHCLTTDWVHLWYIWLLVVIGALLLLCGLTSMCFRCCLGHQQNGEDEGRPPYEVTVIAFDQDNTLQSTITSLQSVFGPAARRILAVAHSPSSLSQLPSSLDTLPGYEEALHMTRFTVSRCGQKAPDLPPVPEEKQLPPMAKESPPVEHCSN, encoded by the exons ATGAGAGTGCAATCCCGAGCCCTGATGGCTTCTGCCCTGGTATATTTCATCCAG CTTCCTCGGGCAAGATGTGAGGAGAATTGTGTCACTCCCGAACA TTGCCTGACCACAGATTGGGTACATCTCTGGTATATATG GTTGCTGGTGGTCATTGGGGCGCTGCTTCTCCTGTGTGGTCTCACTTCTATGTGCTTCCGCTGTTGTCTGGGTCACCAGCAAAATGGGGAAGACGAGGGCCGGCCACCCTATGAAGTGACGGTCATCGCTTTTGACCAGGACAACACTCTCCAGAGCACCATCACTT cCCTGCAGTCAGTGTTTGGCCCTGCGGCTCGAAGAATCCTGGCCGTGGCTCACTCCCCCAGCTCCCTGAGCCAGCTGCCGTCCTCCCTGGACACCCTCCCAGGGTATGAAGAAGCTCTTCACATGACTCGCTTCACTGTTTCCAGGTGTGGCCAGAAAGCACCTGATCTACCCCCAGTGCCAGAAGAAAAGCAGCTGCCCCCAATGGCAAAGGAGTCTCCTCCAGTAGAACACTGTTCTAATTGA
- the TMEM52B gene encoding transmembrane protein 52B isoform X2 produces MRPFPCLRLFPFLQLPRARCEENCVTPEHCLTTDWVHLWYIWLLVVIGALLLLCGLTSMCFRCCLGHQQNGEDEGRPPYEVTVIAFDQDNTLQSTITSLQSVFGPAARRILAVAHSPSSLSQLPSSLDTLPGYEEALHMTRFTVSRCGQKAPDLPPVPEEKQLPPMAKESPPVEHCSN; encoded by the exons ATGAGACCATTTCCCTGTCTGAGATTGTTTCCCTTCCTACAGCTTCCTCGGGCAAGATGTGAGGAGAATTGTGTCACTCCCGAACA TTGCCTGACCACAGATTGGGTACATCTCTGGTATATATG GTTGCTGGTGGTCATTGGGGCGCTGCTTCTCCTGTGTGGTCTCACTTCTATGTGCTTCCGCTGTTGTCTGGGTCACCAGCAAAATGGGGAAGACGAGGGCCGGCCACCCTATGAAGTGACGGTCATCGCTTTTGACCAGGACAACACTCTCCAGAGCACCATCACTT cCCTGCAGTCAGTGTTTGGCCCTGCGGCTCGAAGAATCCTGGCCGTGGCTCACTCCCCCAGCTCCCTGAGCCAGCTGCCGTCCTCCCTGGACACCCTCCCAGGGTATGAAGAAGCTCTTCACATGACTCGCTTCACTGTTTCCAGGTGTGGCCAGAAAGCACCTGATCTACCCCCAGTGCCAGAAGAAAAGCAGCTGCCCCCAATGGCAAAGGAGTCTCCTCCAGTAGAACACTGTTCTAATTGA
- the LOC116760645 gene encoding oxidized low-density lipoprotein receptor 1-like — translation MTFADLKSQSMKGQLDQKPNGERDKGLRFLSSRRWYPAAMALGILCLGLLVTVILLIIQLSQVSDLKQQQANRTHQEDILEGQISAQHQTERSSQESQRELKEMIETLAHKLDEKSKKLMELHHQNLNLQEALKKAANYSGPCPQDWLWHEENCYQFSSGPFNWEKSRENCLSLDAHMLKINSSDDLEFIQQAIAHSSFPFWMGLSLKKPNYSWLWEDGSPLMPHLFRLQGAAFQMYSSGTCAYIQRGAVFAENCILTAFSICQKKANLLRVQ, via the exons ATGACTTTTGCTGACCTCAAGAGCCAGAGTATGAAGGGTCAACTGGATCAGAAGccaaatggagagagagacaaag GTCTTCGTTTTCTCTCCTCTCGGAGGTGGTACCCTGCTGCTATGGCTCTAGGGATCCTTTGTCTGGGATTACTGGTGACAGTTATATTGCTGATAATCCAAT TATCCCAGGTGTCCGATCTAAAGCAACAGCAAGCAAACCGTACTCACCAGGAAGATATCCTGGAGGGACAGATTTCAGCCCAGCACCAGACAGAAAGATCTTCCCAGGAGTCACAAAGGGAACTCAAAGAAATGATAGAAACCCTTGCCCACAAGCTGGATGAAAAATCCAAGAAACTAATGGAACTTCATCACCAGAACCTGAATCTCCAAGAAGCTCTGAAAAAAGCAGCAAACTATTCAG GTCCTTGTCCCCAAGACTGGCTCTGGCATGAAGAAAACTGTTACCAATTTTCCTCTGGCCCATTTAATTGGGAAAAAAGCCGGGAGAATTGTTTGTCTTTGGATGCCCACATGCTGAAGATTAATAGCTCAGATGATCTG GAATTCATCCAGCAAGCAATCGCCCATTCCAGTTTCCCATTCTGGATGGGGTTGTCTCTGAAGAAACCCAACTACTCATGGCTCTGGGAGGATGGTTCTCCTTTGATGCCCCACCT GTTTAGACTCCAGGGAGCTGCTTTCCAGATGTATTCTTCAGGCACCTGTGCATATATACAAAGGGGAGCTGTTTTTGCTGAAAACTGCATTTTAACTGCATTCAGTATATGTCAGAAGAAGGCGAACCTATTGAGAGTGCAGTGA